The region AGGTTGCTGCTGTAGGATATAAACAGTTTTTAAATCTTGATAGGGATAAGCATTACAACATACTGCTTATAGGTCCATCACATTATGTTCCGTTTGCAGGTATATCATTTGGATATTACGATTTCTGGGAAACACCTCTCGGGGAGGTGAGAGTAAATAAAAAGGTTATTGAAGATTTCGTTTATAGAAATCCTGATATACCCGTAACATTAAACACACTTCCACATTCAAAGGAACATTCATTAGAGGTTCAGGTTCCTTTTTTACAGGTTGTTCTTGATAACTTTTCTATAATCCCCGTTATATATGGACATGTTGATTACAAAGTTCTGGAAAGAGTTATAGATTTTATAAAGGATGATAGGGATGATGTTATTGTTGTTATAAGTTCTGATCTGAGCCACTACTATCCCGACGATGTTGCAAAGGGAATAGACAGATACTGTAATCTAGCTGTAGAACTGTTGGATCTTTCTTATCTTGAGGAATGTGAGGCATGTGGAAAAACCGGAATAGAGGCCATCATAAGTTTTGCATCAAAAAAGGGATGGAAATCTAAGGTTCTTGACTATAAAACATCAGGTGACACAGCAGGTGACAGAGCTTCTGTTGTTGGATACGGAAGCTATATATTTTATAGAGGGTGAAGATGGAAGACCTGATCAGATCACTTGACCAGATATCAGATGAGGAAGGGGAAGCTCTCGTATACCTTGCAAGGAAAGCTATAGAGGAGTAT is a window of Persephonella marina EX-H1 DNA encoding:
- the amrB gene encoding AmmeMemoRadiSam system protein B, producing the protein MSISVREPAVSNAFYPGNPEELRDLIRHYLSMAPLYDIKPEAVVSPHAGYIYSGEVAAVGYKQFLNLDRDKHYNILLIGPSHYVPFAGISFGYYDFWETPLGEVRVNKKVIEDFVYRNPDIPVTLNTLPHSKEHSLEVQVPFLQVVLDNFSIIPVIYGHVDYKVLERVIDFIKDDRDDVIVVISSDLSHYYPDDVAKGIDRYCNLAVELLDLSYLEECEACGKTGIEAIISFASKKGWKSKVLDYKTSGDTAGDRASVVGYGSYIFYRG